The following proteins come from a genomic window of Triticum aestivum cultivar Chinese Spring chromosome 6A, IWGSC CS RefSeq v2.1, whole genome shotgun sequence:
- the LOC123128203 gene encoding E3 ubiquitin-protein ligase makorin encodes MSNRSICKFFVNGACFKGDYCQFSHDWNDQPNDVCTFYQNGVCSYGSRCRYEHVEVSSEYTQPSTTAALAPSNSYLSWCPLCEGEIDVSNQTHKSLSVCSVHQSTWRFDDEDCIPEDGNSLSSALTAQNQALHPLAHLPICSFAAAGTCPYGKECPQMHGDPCTTCGKQCLHPYRPSEGGAHIKLCKRNNKRLETLKKSEEMECSVCLDRVLSKPTAAEKRFGLLPECDHAFCITCIRKWRSSSLTSSMDIDSTVKACPICRKVSYYVIPSATWYSSKEEKQDIIDGYKAKLKSIDCRYFDFGRDTCPFGGRCFYKHAYTDGRLEEPATVAVLHFHADNGSIEHARNIGLAYLLSRLHL; translated from the exons GTCCATTTGCAAGTTCTTTGTGAATGGTGCTTGCTTTAAAGGAGACTACTGCCAATTCTCCCATGACTGGAATGATCAACCAAATGAT GTCTGCACATTTTACCAGAACGGTGTGTGCTCTTATGGCAGCCGTTGCAGATATGAACATGTTGAAGTTTCTTCTGAATACACCCAACCATCAACTACTGCAGCACTTGCACCATCCAACTCTTATCTGTCATGGTGTCCTCTTTGTGAGGGGGAAATAGATGTGAGCAACCAGACACACAAAAGTTTATCGGTATGCTCTGTGCATCAGTCTACCTGGAGATTTGATGATGAAGATTGCATTCCAGAGGATGGGAACAGCTTGTCATCAGCGCTAACTGCACAAAACCAAGCGCTCCACCCACTTGCTCATCTGCCCATATGCTCTTTTGCCGCAGCTGGAACTTGTCCCTATGGGAAAGAGTGCCCTCAGATGCATGGGGATCCATGCACAACCTGTGGAAAACAGTGCTTGCATCCCTACCGGCCCAGCGAAGGTGGGGCTCATATCAAGCTCTGCAAGAGAAACAACAAACGTCTTGAGACCTTGAAAAAAAGTGAAGAGATGGAATGTAGTGTGTGTTTGGACCGTGTGCTTTCAAAGCCCACAGCAGCGGAAAAGAGGTTTGGGCTTCTACCTGAATGTGACCATGCCTTCTGTATCACATGCATTAGGAAGTGGCGCAGCAGCTCTCTTACATCTTCTATGGATATCGACTCTACAGTCAAGGCTTGTCCAATATGCCGCAAAGTCTCGTACTACGTCATTCCTAGTGCTACATGGTACTCCTCGAAGGAGGAAAAACAGGATATAATTGACGGTTACAAGGCCAAGCTCAA GTCAATTGATTGTAGGTACTTTGACTTTGGAAGGGACACTTGCCCCTTTGGTGGTCGATGTTTCTACAAG CATGCCTACACCGATGGGCGCTTGGAGGAGCCGGCAACGGTGGCTGTGCTTCATTTTCATGCCGACAATGGAAGTATAGAGCATGCAAGAAATATTGG ATTGGCGTACTTGCTCAGCCGGTTACATCTATAG